One region of Deltaproteobacteria bacterium genomic DNA includes:
- a CDS encoding pilus assembly protein PilM, protein MAISKKKTLVGLDIGSHCIKLVEIVHSKRGRVLQNFGVIHTPPGAVVEGSIKDQEGVASAIKTLYRNLRVRNSNVAVSLPGYSVISKKISLVKMEEAKVESAIQEEAEKYIPYDINEVNLDFAVLDTGGTSDATGEENETSKDSRQMEVLLVAAKREVIDEYVQLIQAADLNPGVLDADLFALQNAAEISLLNPEPCYAIINLGAAELEINVVTRGISTFSRDSSYGGAQVTDAIKAEFNIDLLEAEKMKLGGAELDDQKEEGLAKIVNHEVSGWIKEIKRALDFVSGTRAGDPIKKIIVSGGSCKTPGLQKYLELETGIPVEPLNPFRNLVVDYNRFDVDYLDYMALQAGVAVGLSLRSIDDK, encoded by the coding sequence ATGGCCATCAGCAAGAAAAAAACCCTGGTAGGACTGGACATCGGCTCCCATTGCATCAAGCTTGTGGAAATCGTGCATTCGAAACGTGGAAGGGTTCTGCAGAATTTCGGGGTCATCCATACGCCCCCGGGCGCTGTTGTGGAAGGGTCCATAAAAGATCAGGAAGGGGTGGCGTCCGCCATAAAGACCCTTTACAGGAATTTGCGGGTCAGAAACAGCAATGTGGCCGTTTCATTGCCAGGGTATTCGGTGATTTCAAAAAAGATCTCCCTGGTAAAGATGGAAGAAGCGAAGGTTGAATCGGCCATCCAGGAGGAAGCCGAGAAGTATATCCCTTACGACATCAACGAGGTGAACCTGGATTTTGCCGTCCTCGATACCGGGGGCACGTCCGATGCGACCGGAGAGGAGAATGAGACGTCAAAGGACTCCAGGCAGATGGAAGTGCTATTGGTGGCTGCCAAGAGAGAAGTCATTGACGAATATGTGCAGCTGATTCAGGCGGCCGACCTCAACCCGGGCGTGCTGGATGCCGATCTCTTCGCCCTTCAGAATGCCGCTGAAATCAGCCTGCTGAATCCCGAGCCGTGCTACGCCATCATCAACCTGGGGGCCGCTGAACTGGAAATAAATGTGGTTACCAGGGGCATATCCACCTTTTCGAGAGATTCCTCCTATGGCGGGGCCCAGGTCACCGATGCGATCAAGGCGGAATTCAACATTGACCTGCTCGAGGCCGAAAAGATGAAGCTGGGCGGAGCCGAATTGGACGACCAAAAAGAAGAAGGTCTCGCAAAAATTGTAAACCATGAAGTTTCAGGATGGATCAAAGAAATCAAACGGGCGCTCGATTTTGTTTCCGGCACCCGTGCCGGCGATCCCATTAAAAAAATCATCGTCAGCGGCGGGTCGTGTAAAACGCCCGGCCTTCAGAAGTATTTGGAGCTGGAAACCGGTATCCCTGTGGAACCGCTGAACCCTTTCCGGAATTTGGTTGTCGACTATAATCGATTTGACGTTGACTACCTGGATTACATGGCGCTTCAGGCCGGTGTGGCAGTGGGTCTTTCTCTGAGAAGCATAGACGACAAATGA
- a CDS encoding four helix bundle protein, with product SGTSVGANYREACRSRSKAEFIAKLGDCLKELDETDYWLGLLVKAKIMTQSRMEALVGETNQLIAVFVTIIKNTKDGMKKL from the coding sequence GCTCCGGAACATCGGTGGGGGCTAACTACAGGGAAGCCTGCAGGTCAAGATCCAAGGCTGAATTCATTGCCAAACTGGGGGATTGTCTGAAGGAGCTGGACGAAACCGACTACTGGCTGGGCTTACTGGTGAAAGCCAAAATCATGACCCAATCGCGAATGGAGGCCCTCGTCGGTGAAACAAACCAGTTGATCGCTGTCTTTGTGACAATCATCAAGAACACCAAGGACGGCATGAAGAAATTATGA
- a CDS encoding type 4a pilus biogenesis protein PilO produces the protein MALKRIDWRSAADSFFERAQKVKKAHRLLIIFGLVLLLGGGFAWFVYMPRMQEIDRTEKEIADLHRRINMGKMWGKKLVALQEEKAQVEEEFRKALKILPNEREIPSLLAGISQLGVDSNLQFRLFSPGNEALRNFYVEIPVSMEVGGRFREVILFLDKISRMERIVNIVDISLRPSAPLSEDLITSCKAVTYRFKSKEDEAKEKAQQQKKK, from the coding sequence ATGGCTCTCAAGCGTATCGATTGGCGGTCCGCCGCGGATTCTTTTTTTGAGCGGGCTCAAAAAGTCAAAAAGGCCCACAGGCTCTTGATCATCTTCGGCCTCGTGCTCTTGTTGGGAGGTGGTTTTGCCTGGTTTGTCTATATGCCCAGGATGCAGGAGATTGATCGCACGGAGAAGGAGATTGCCGATCTCCACCGAAGAATAAATATGGGCAAGATGTGGGGAAAAAAGCTGGTAGCTCTCCAGGAAGAGAAGGCCCAGGTGGAAGAAGAGTTCCGGAAAGCCCTCAAAATTCTACCCAATGAAAGAGAGATCCCGAGCCTGCTTGCCGGCATCAGTCAGCTGGGAGTCGATTCCAACCTGCAATTCAGGCTTTTCAGCCCGGGGAACGAAGCGTTGAGGAATTTTTATGTGGAAATACCTGTCTCAATGGAGGTGGGAGGCCGGTTCAGGGAGGTGATCCTGTTTCTCGATAAGATCAGCCGCATGGAGCGGATTGTAAATATCGTGGACATTTCATTGCGGCCGAGTGCACCGCTTTCCGAAGACCTGATCACCTCGTGCAAGGCCGTCACCTACCGTTTCAAGAGCAAGGAAGACGAAGCAAAAGAGAAGGCGCAGCAGCAGAAAAAGAAATAA
- a CDS encoding branched-chain amino acid ABC transporter permease has translation MDYALHILILMSIYSIFAISLNLELGYTGLYNFGHVAFFGIGAYTSALLSISGYPVMMSMAFAMTAAGAAGALLAVPALRLTGDYFGVATLVFAEMVRLFFLNERWLTKGPMGLPGIPRPSWMNEGVAGMPIYLLFCLVLTSAVFLLVRRLTTSPFGRALKVVREDEYVAQALGKSVFILKIKSVAVGSVLAGLAGALWAHYISYISPGDFTLNETILVLLCVVLGGRGTNWGPVLGVCMVVFFGEAVRFLPIPAGFGRFIAPLQGMAYGMVLVLMMLKRPEGLVPEYRR, from the coding sequence ATGGATTATGCCCTTCACATACTGATCCTCATGTCGATCTATTCAATTTTTGCCATCTCCCTGAACCTGGAACTGGGTTACACCGGGCTGTATAATTTCGGGCATGTGGCCTTTTTCGGAATCGGCGCCTATACCTCGGCCCTTCTCAGTATCTCCGGGTATCCCGTCATGATGAGCATGGCCTTCGCAATGACCGCGGCCGGGGCCGCCGGGGCCCTCCTCGCGGTTCCGGCCCTGCGGCTGACGGGCGACTATTTCGGCGTGGCGACCCTGGTGTTTGCGGAGATGGTCCGGCTCTTTTTTCTCAATGAACGATGGCTGACCAAGGGGCCGATGGGATTGCCTGGAATTCCCCGCCCCTCCTGGATGAACGAAGGGGTCGCCGGGATGCCAATCTACCTCTTGTTCTGCCTGGTGTTGACCTCAGCTGTGTTTCTTCTCGTCCGCCGCTTGACAACAAGTCCTTTTGGACGGGCCTTGAAGGTCGTCAGAGAGGATGAATACGTGGCGCAGGCCCTGGGAAAATCCGTTTTTATTCTGAAAATCAAGTCCGTGGCCGTAGGATCGGTCCTGGCCGGGCTTGCGGGGGCCCTATGGGCACACTACATCAGTTATATCAGCCCCGGTGATTTTACGCTGAATGAAACCATCCTCGTGCTTCTCTGTGTTGTTCTGGGGGGGAGGGGCACCAACTGGGGACCGGTCCTGGGCGTATGCATGGTGGTATTTTTCGGCGAGGCCGTGCGCTTTCTCCCCATTCCGGCCGGTTTCGGCCGGTTTATCGCGCCTCTCCAGGGAATGGCATACGGCATGGTCCTGGTTCTCATGATGCTCAAACGGCCCGAGGGTCTCGTGCCGGAATATCGGAGGTAG
- a CDS encoding ABC transporter ATP-binding protein, producing the protein MLRVEQVTKRFGGLMAVNDVSFEIDDEGITGLIGPNGSGKSTLFHLITGFYQLDKGKIVFNGREVGGLAPHCISRAGLIRTFQQTRVLPSMTTLDNLLAAVPDQAGEQVTSLFLRPGSVRREERENSRRAEEILKLITLSHMQNELAGRLSFGQQKLVELGRVLMARPRMILLDEPTAGINPTLVSALSHIIKDLASRGIQVFLIEHNMPFVTRLCRRIYVMDSGSLIFSGTPGQVRKNEQVIEAYLGRTVHA; encoded by the coding sequence ATGCTGCGTGTGGAGCAGGTGACAAAGCGTTTCGGCGGCCTCATGGCGGTGAACGATGTCAGTTTCGAGATCGATGACGAGGGCATCACCGGGCTTATCGGTCCGAACGGAAGCGGGAAGAGTACGCTCTTTCATCTTATTACGGGGTTTTATCAACTGGATAAGGGGAAAATCGTCTTCAACGGGAGGGAGGTGGGCGGCCTGGCCCCTCACTGCATCAGCAGGGCCGGATTGATCCGTACGTTTCAGCAGACCCGGGTCCTTCCTTCCATGACGACACTGGATAATCTCCTGGCTGCAGTTCCGGATCAGGCGGGGGAGCAGGTGACATCCCTGTTCCTGCGACCGGGCAGTGTCCGGCGTGAAGAACGGGAAAACAGCCGTCGTGCCGAGGAAATCCTGAAACTTATCACCTTGTCTCACATGCAAAACGAGCTGGCGGGCCGTCTCAGCTTCGGCCAGCAGAAACTGGTGGAACTGGGACGGGTCCTCATGGCAAGGCCCCGGATGATCCTTCTGGACGAGCCCACGGCGGGCATCAATCCAACCCTGGTCAGTGCCTTGTCCCATATCATCAAAGACCTCGCCAGCCGGGGGATTCAGGTCTTCTTGATCGAGCACAATATGCCCTTCGTGACCCGCCTGTGCCGGCGGATTTACGTCATGGATTCAGGGAGCCTTATTTTTTCGGGAACCCCCGGACAAGTCCGGAAAAACGAGCAGGTCATCGAGGCCTATCTCGGAAGGACGGTCCATGCTTGA
- a CDS encoding ABC transporter ATP-binding protein produces MLEVRELTAGYGPVLVLHDVDATVEKDEIVCIIGPNGAGKSTVLRAVAGQIIPQKGRVRFKGHDITRWPIAERGREGLIFIPQGENVFPNLTVYENLEIAGALVKDRQRLHRAIESACETFPVLAGNRNRPARVLSGGERQMLALSRVLMVQPRLVLLDEPSLGLSPLVVDLIFDKIVEMNRRGVSFLLVEQNARKGLSVSHRGYVLELGRNRITGPGRELLDNPELQKLYLGG; encoded by the coding sequence ATGCTTGAGGTGCGGGAATTAACAGCGGGGTACGGGCCGGTTCTCGTCCTCCACGATGTGGACGCAACGGTGGAGAAAGATGAAATCGTCTGCATCATCGGGCCGAACGGTGCGGGGAAATCGACGGTGCTCCGGGCCGTGGCAGGACAGATCATTCCTCAGAAGGGGAGGGTGCGCTTCAAGGGTCATGACATAACCCGATGGCCCATCGCCGAAAGAGGAAGGGAAGGTCTGATCTTTATTCCCCAGGGGGAGAATGTCTTTCCGAACCTGACGGTCTATGAAAATCTGGAGATCGCCGGCGCCCTGGTCAAGGATCGCCAACGCCTCCACCGGGCCATTGAATCCGCCTGCGAGACGTTTCCAGTTCTTGCCGGGAACCGGAACCGTCCGGCCCGGGTCCTCTCCGGAGGAGAACGCCAGATGCTTGCCCTGAGCAGGGTGCTTATGGTTCAGCCGCGCCTGGTTCTTCTCGACGAACCCTCGCTGGGGTTGTCGCCGCTTGTGGTGGACCTCATTTTTGACAAGATCGTCGAAATGAACCGCCGGGGCGTTTCCTTTCTCCTGGTGGAACAGAATGCCCGCAAAGGACTTTCCGTCTCGCACCGCGGCTATGTACTTGAACTGGGAAGGAACCGCATCACCGGTCCGGGCAGAGAACTTCTCGACAACCCGGAGCTTCAAAAGCTCTACCTGGGAGGCTAG
- a CDS encoding branched-chain amino acid ABC transporter permease, which translates to MSYYAQLLLNGIVAGSVYALFAVGLTLVYGVFRFINFAHGELIACGAYFVLFFMAAPLSLPLAGAVLPALVLTVFVGLAQDRYVYKPLRHQSHITLLIASIGLSFFLRNAIQLVWGSDLQTYGIGLTRGVSFFGLSLTWIQMVMGGTALFFLSFLYILLTRTLLGKSLRAVSDNMALADIMGIDMKRVGRAVWLIASAFAGTGGILMAVDTNLEPMMGLTNLIKAFAALLLGGAGNVWGALIGGLIIGVAENLGVAFFSPGYKDFVSFSIIILMLLFRPRGIFSIAGGVR; encoded by the coding sequence ATGTCCTATTATGCGCAGCTGCTTCTCAACGGCATTGTGGCGGGATCCGTGTATGCGCTTTTTGCGGTCGGGCTCACGTTGGTGTACGGGGTCTTCCGGTTCATCAATTTTGCCCACGGGGAGCTGATTGCCTGCGGCGCCTACTTTGTTCTTTTCTTCATGGCTGCGCCCTTGTCGCTTCCGCTGGCCGGGGCTGTCCTCCCCGCCCTGGTCCTGACCGTTTTCGTCGGCCTGGCCCAGGACCGATATGTGTATAAGCCCCTCAGACACCAGAGCCATATCACCCTTCTCATCGCCTCCATCGGTCTTTCGTTCTTTCTGAGAAACGCCATCCAACTGGTGTGGGGCTCGGACCTTCAAACCTACGGCATCGGATTGACCCGGGGGGTCTCTTTTTTCGGGTTGAGCCTGACCTGGATTCAGATGGTCATGGGAGGGACGGCCCTTTTCTTCTTGAGCTTCCTCTATATTCTCCTCACACGGACCCTGCTGGGCAAGTCCCTCCGGGCCGTCTCCGATAACATGGCCCTGGCCGACATCATGGGGATCGACATGAAAAGGGTGGGGAGGGCCGTATGGCTTATCGCCTCGGCGTTTGCGGGAACCGGGGGTATCCTCATGGCGGTGGATACCAATCTGGAGCCTATGATGGGACTGACCAACCTTATCAAGGCATTCGCCGCCCTCCTTCTGGGGGGCGCGGGGAATGTCTGGGGGGCGCTTATCGGCGGACTGATCATCGGCGTGGCGGAAAACCTCGGGGTGGCGTTCTTCTCCCCGGGTTACAAGGACTTCGTTTCTTTTTCCATCATTATCCTCATGCTCCTTTTCAGGCCAAGGGGTATTTTCAGTATTGCGGGAGGTGTCCGTTAA
- a CDS encoding tetratricopeptide repeat protein — protein MNAFRKQHLLMILALGLLLACGIGCATNRVDTKKRAKALQDMGNAMAVQGDLRGALGKLLEAVKLDPDNVDLNHQIAIVLRNLGQYDLSLKYFQRTLALNPKFSEARNNLGTLYLLMERWDPAIACFKEAVSDILYNTPQYAYNNMGYAYYRKGDYDRAVEYYTQALSASRCYIVAYSNLARAYEAKGDLDQAVAAYHQAVFCAPKDAATHLELAKVLLKQGKKKEAKEELDLTIWADPTGREANEARNLLKDL, from the coding sequence ATGAACGCTTTTAGGAAACAACATCTTCTCATGATTCTTGCCCTTGGCCTCCTCCTTGCCTGCGGGATTGGGTGTGCGACCAATCGGGTGGACACAAAGAAACGGGCCAAGGCCCTTCAGGATATGGGCAATGCCATGGCCGTGCAGGGCGACTTGCGCGGGGCACTTGGAAAGCTATTGGAGGCGGTCAAATTGGACCCCGACAACGTGGACCTGAATCATCAGATCGCCATTGTCCTGCGGAATCTGGGGCAATATGATCTTTCTCTCAAATATTTCCAGCGCACCCTGGCCCTCAATCCCAAATTTTCAGAGGCCCGGAACAACCTGGGTACCCTCTATCTCCTGATGGAAAGGTGGGACCCGGCCATTGCCTGTTTTAAAGAGGCTGTCAGCGACATCCTTTACAACACGCCCCAGTATGCCTACAACAACATGGGGTATGCCTATTATCGGAAAGGCGACTACGACAGGGCTGTCGAGTACTACACCCAGGCATTGAGTGCGTCCCGTTGCTACATTGTGGCCTATTCCAATCTGGCCCGGGCTTATGAGGCAAAAGGGGATCTGGATCAGGCGGTCGCCGCCTACCATCAGGCTGTTTTTTGCGCACCAAAGGATGCAGCGACGCATCTGGAACTGGCCAAGGTCCTGTTGAAACAGGGAAAGAAAAAAGAGGCCAAAGAGGAACTGGACCTGACCATCTGGGCGGATCCCACGGGCCGGGAGGCCAATGAGGCACGGAACTTGCTGAAAGATTTGTGA
- a CDS encoding DUF4412 domain-containing protein: MIRPLITAFILSLCMATGAISAEFSADLLMQSVGGTHSGKLYFKNEDLNRIEMMGIISISKRPMTYQLFPDTKKYVVTNIDEISKNNPAADAANFKEWIENNNLKKTGTDTLEGYKCDIFEGDVKLDDDQPPVHMKIWHTPELGYPIRQESTLPQPVGKISSHLKNIQLESQAGSLFEIPAGYSQAKDVQEAMGMPSFGDGGKGQAPSQEEMQKMMKDMMKKMGQE, from the coding sequence ATGATTCGACCATTGATTACGGCATTCATCCTGAGCTTATGTATGGCGACCGGAGCGATTTCCGCCGAGTTTTCCGCTGACCTGCTGATGCAGTCCGTCGGCGGAACTCACTCAGGGAAACTCTATTTTAAGAACGAGGACCTCAATCGCATAGAAATGATGGGAATCATTTCAATCTCCAAACGCCCGATGACGTATCAACTGTTTCCCGACACAAAGAAATACGTGGTCACGAACATCGACGAGATCAGTAAAAACAACCCTGCTGCGGACGCCGCCAACTTCAAGGAGTGGATCGAAAACAACAACTTGAAAAAGACAGGGACCGATACGCTTGAGGGGTATAAGTGCGATATCTTCGAGGGGGATGTAAAGCTCGACGATGACCAGCCTCCTGTGCACATGAAAATCTGGCATACGCCCGAATTGGGATATCCGATCCGTCAGGAAAGCACGCTCCCCCAGCCGGTGGGAAAGATTTCGTCTCACCTGAAAAATATCCAGCTGGAAAGCCAGGCCGGATCCTTGTTCGAGATCCCTGCCGGATACTCCCAGGCCAAGGACGTCCAGGAAGCCATGGGCATGCCGTCGTTCGGCGACGGCGGCAAGGGTCAGGCCCCCTCCCAGGAAGAAATGCAGAAGATGATGAAAGACATGATGAAAAAAATGGGTCAGGAGTGA
- a CDS encoding helix-turn-helix domain-containing protein — protein sequence MNHNALKRIREGLLLSKAELARTAGVSPITIDRVEKGMDCRMETKRKIILGLGLDLSEKEKVFPGN from the coding sequence TTGAATCATAACGCGTTAAAGAGGATCAGGGAGGGGTTGCTGCTCAGCAAGGCGGAACTGGCCAGAACGGCAGGCGTTTCGCCGATAACCATCGATCGGGTCGAAAAGGGAATGGATTGCCGCATGGAGACCAAGCGAAAGATTATCCTCGGGCTTGGACTCGACCTTTCTGAGAAAGAAAAGGTGTTTCCCGGAAATTGA
- a CDS encoding pilus assembly protein PilP, whose amino-acid sequence MMGKRTIIGITGIISALFLFFLVSPGDADPAKEIPSPVYKDFRPQKKPFDPDMIPDPFLSYLVKRGQQATAKAEADKERRLAEEEKLKKQKQAAADKMKELLIARTELQKLSLSQLTLTAIVQAEGMAWAMVRDPKGRGFVLKKGTRIGTNGGVVDRVARNEKKVIIKEPYLEKELYIKYKNVEMKLPDQVYE is encoded by the coding sequence ATGATGGGAAAGCGTACAATAATAGGGATAACAGGGATCATCTCCGCACTATTCTTGTTTTTTCTTGTGAGTCCGGGGGATGCTGATCCCGCCAAAGAGATTCCCTCGCCGGTATATAAGGATTTCCGGCCTCAGAAAAAGCCGTTTGACCCTGACATGATTCCCGACCCATTCCTCTCCTATCTGGTCAAGCGGGGGCAACAGGCGACTGCGAAGGCGGAGGCTGACAAGGAAAGGCGACTGGCCGAAGAGGAGAAACTGAAAAAACAGAAGCAGGCGGCCGCGGATAAGATGAAGGAACTCCTGATTGCCAGGACCGAATTGCAGAAATTGTCGCTCTCTCAATTGACCTTGACCGCCATTGTTCAGGCCGAAGGTATGGCATGGGCAATGGTCAGGGATCCCAAGGGGAGGGGATTTGTCCTGAAAAAGGGGACCCGGATCGGAACCAACGGGGGCGTGGTGGACAGGGTGGCAAGAAACGAGAAGAAAGTCATCATAAAAGAGCCCTATCTGGAGAAGGAACTCTATATAAAGTATAAAAATGTGGAGATGAAATTGCCCGACCAGGTGTATGAATGA
- a CDS encoding PilN domain-containing protein, which yields MIRINLLPFRAARKKENIRQEISIYFLTLVFLILLMGYLHTSSSSRLNVLTAEEGKARKELALYEKNNRLAAQITAKIKEIKNRLVVIRDLELKKGGPLKLLTEVALAVPEDRLWLQSLVENRGVLTINGTAMDNDTVALFMTNLEKAESITSVDLKSTQLQDFPNYNLKASGFLLTCTTVLQQAPPKPEQKTTQAKGKR from the coding sequence ATGATACGAATCAACCTTTTGCCCTTCAGGGCGGCCAGAAAGAAAGAGAACATACGGCAGGAAATCAGCATCTATTTTCTGACGCTGGTGTTTCTCATCCTGCTGATGGGGTACCTCCATACCAGTTCGAGCAGCCGCTTGAACGTATTGACGGCCGAGGAGGGGAAGGCCCGGAAAGAGCTGGCCTTATATGAGAAGAACAACCGGCTGGCCGCCCAGATAACGGCGAAGATAAAGGAGATCAAGAATAGGCTGGTGGTGATTCGGGATCTTGAGCTGAAAAAGGGCGGTCCCCTCAAGCTTCTCACAGAGGTGGCCCTGGCGGTTCCGGAGGACAGGTTGTGGCTCCAATCCCTTGTTGAAAACAGGGGCGTGCTGACCATCAACGGCACTGCCATGGACAACGACACCGTGGCCCTCTTTATGACAAATCTTGAAAAGGCGGAATCCATCACATCGGTCGATCTCAAGAGCACGCAACTCCAGGATTTTCCCAATTACAACCTGAAGGCCTCCGGCTTTCTGCTCACATGCACCACTGTCCTGCAGCAGGCACCTCCGAAGCCAGAACAGAAAACAACGCAAGCCAAAGGGAAGCGTTAG
- the pilQ gene encoding type IV pilus secretin PilQ — MNLDVGRMFRSGLSLLVVVSGVFMGACSTPPDTTTDVADKTPGLAVIESARTEATQHQAVITFVCSEATAYGKPHALTDPARLYFEIQGRPAPDLPLRQVLKAGPVKEIRIQEKTPGKTSVVVYARHEMTQTRLTRKDKDIVLEVIPASPEAKRAEVGSPPPAPPAPALPQIMDVAVTQRPGNRTRLSITTDKRVDYDVKLDGTTLIVDLKNGTIQPELMKRIDSEHAEGAVQRVQAFYSALDRHVSLRVGLRQLIPYHITREGTELNIDFDSVQVETARERRPEPLASEQRVQTPETTPVRPPHTQAETPETGSPEGIEMRAGLFEATSKQYAGQRMSFDFVDTDIRNILQLVSEVAGINIVWGSDVEGKISMKLDNIPWDQALEMILRPNGLTYQIEDDVLWVVPKEKLRDLEIKEGKRKGALLASKRLQGVFEAKIVEFILIRHRKASDIFRMLVGDKDADPPIPPALDIEAAESEEEEEGEEEKGKKVKIATLDLYLSYDSETNMIIANGVRAKVDKVKELIAKLDVAMKQVLIEARIVEATTGFTRDLGVQWQSLDGNRPGFRNDWINTGSNFSGATQFSTNAPANWTPNIGLAFGWLTGGGLGAISIDASLALGESDNKAHIISAPKVLTVNGGEAYIERGTIQYFPVSTLDTIDFKEIPAVLSLKVNPTVSADNSHVTMVVEVTDDQPSPETTTVQSSSTADDRQEVSSPAGRTTKKITSTLMVRTGDTIVIGGIYQKADRVVDSGVPFLKDVPLLGWLFKAQYDTRERTELLIFLTPTVVDPLRTTGG; from the coding sequence ATGAACCTGGATGTTGGTAGGATGTTCCGGAGCGGGCTCAGCCTGCTGGTCGTTGTTTCAGGGGTGTTCATGGGCGCCTGTTCCACGCCTCCCGATACGACGACGGACGTGGCGGATAAGACCCCTGGGTTGGCGGTGATCGAGTCTGCGCGCACAGAGGCAACGCAGCACCAGGCCGTGATCACCTTCGTCTGTTCCGAAGCGACCGCCTATGGAAAACCCCACGCGCTGACCGATCCCGCCCGCCTCTATTTCGAGATTCAAGGGAGACCGGCGCCTGACCTCCCCCTCCGCCAGGTGCTCAAGGCAGGCCCTGTAAAAGAGATCCGCATCCAGGAGAAGACCCCGGGAAAAACCTCGGTGGTGGTCTATGCCAGGCACGAGATGACCCAGACCCGGCTGACGAGGAAGGACAAGGACATCGTCCTCGAGGTTATCCCGGCCTCGCCGGAAGCCAAGAGAGCGGAGGTCGGGTCGCCTCCCCCTGCGCCGCCGGCCCCGGCCCTGCCGCAGATCATGGATGTGGCAGTGACCCAGCGCCCCGGAAACCGGACCCGGCTCAGCATCACCACAGACAAACGGGTCGACTATGATGTGAAATTGGACGGCACAACTCTGATCGTGGACCTCAAGAACGGCACCATCCAGCCGGAGCTGATGAAAAGAATCGATTCCGAACATGCCGAAGGAGCGGTCCAGCGGGTCCAGGCCTTTTATTCCGCACTGGACCGTCACGTATCCTTGAGGGTGGGGTTAAGACAACTGATCCCCTATCACATCACCCGTGAGGGCACGGAATTGAATATCGACTTTGATTCGGTTCAGGTGGAGACCGCCCGGGAAAGAAGGCCGGAACCCCTCGCATCGGAACAGCGGGTGCAGACTCCTGAGACAACTCCCGTGCGTCCGCCCCATACCCAGGCGGAAACACCGGAGACAGGGTCCCCCGAAGGAATCGAGATGCGGGCCGGGCTCTTTGAGGCCACATCCAAACAATATGCGGGCCAGAGGATGAGCTTTGATTTTGTGGATACGGATATCCGGAACATCCTCCAGCTGGTATCCGAGGTGGCCGGGATCAATATCGTCTGGGGCAGCGACGTGGAGGGAAAGATTTCCATGAAGCTGGACAACATCCCCTGGGACCAGGCCCTTGAAATGATCCTCAGGCCCAACGGCCTGACTTACCAGATCGAAGACGATGTTCTCTGGGTGGTGCCCAAGGAAAAACTGCGGGACCTGGAGATCAAGGAAGGAAAGCGGAAAGGGGCCCTCCTGGCATCCAAGAGACTCCAGGGAGTCTTTGAGGCCAAGATCGTCGAGTTCATCCTCATCCGGCACCGAAAGGCCTCGGATATCTTCAGGATGCTGGTGGGCGACAAGGATGCCGACCCGCCCATACCGCCTGCCCTGGATATCGAGGCCGCGGAATCCGAGGAAGAGGAGGAGGGGGAGGAGGAAAAGGGGAAGAAGGTAAAGATCGCCACCCTGGATCTCTACCTCTCCTACGATTCGGAAACCAATATGATCATCGCCAATGGGGTGCGGGCCAAGGTGGACAAGGTCAAGGAACTGATTGCCAAGCTCGACGTTGCGATGAAGCAGGTCCTGATCGAGGCCCGCATCGTGGAGGCCACTACCGGTTTTACACGCGACCTCGGGGTACAGTGGCAGTCCCTGGATGGGAACCGGCCCGGCTTCAGGAACGACTGGATCAACACAGGGTCCAATTTCAGCGGGGCAACGCAATTCTCCACCAACGCACCTGCCAACTGGACGCCCAACATCGGCCTTGCCTTCGGCTGGCTCACCGGCGGGGGCCTGGGCGCCATATCCATTGACGCATCCCTGGCCCTGGGGGAGAGCGATAACAAGGCGCACATCATCTCGGCCCCCAAGGTCCTGACCGTGAACGGCGGAGAGGCGTATATCGAACGAGGAACCATCCAGTATTTCCCGGTCAGCACCCTGGATACCATCGATTTTAAAGAGATCCCCGCGGTGCTCTCTCTCAAGGTCAATCCCACTGTGAGCGCCGATAATTCCCATGTCACCATGGTGGTAGAGGTTACGGATGACCAGCCGAGTCCGGAAACGACAACCGTCCAGTCATCCAGTACAGCCGACGACAGGCAGGAGGTTTCGTCCCCTGCCGGAAGGACCACTAAGAAGATCACCAGTACGCTGATGGTCAGGACCGGGGATACCATTGTCATCGGCGGGATTTATCAGAAGGCGGACAGGGTTGTAGATTCAGGGGTTCCGTTCCTCAAGGATGTCCCTTTACTGGGCTGGCTCTTCAAGGCGCAATACGATACCCGGGAGCGGACTGAACTCCTCATATTCCTGACGCCCACGGTGGTGGATCCCCTGAGAACGACGGGCGGCTGA